The following proteins are encoded in a genomic region of Micrococcaceae bacterium Sec5.8:
- a CDS encoding alpha/beta hydrolase, whose translation MTRENIRTPDGGTIELFSTGAELASAGSGVVVVPASMVTAADYTRFAQKLSASLGRPVHTFNRRGRGSSSPQPEDYTLDVDIHDLAAVMKHTSSTDVFGHSFGGAVALHAARTLPVERLAVYDPAVSVNHSVTADWTAEYEKATAAGDDDRALAVLLKGLETGSALSRMPLSMLTLANKLSAGTPLGKQMRELMKTGVREIKAIIAADMPAEPFLELPLETLIVVGEKSPAYFGVACAQIHEVLSGSSYTILPGMGHDGVNKAPDKLISELSAFFAS comes from the coding sequence ATGACCCGCGAGAACATCAGAACCCCCGACGGTGGAACGATCGAGCTTTTCAGCACGGGTGCCGAGCTCGCCTCAGCCGGTTCCGGCGTCGTGGTCGTTCCGGCCTCCATGGTGACAGCCGCGGATTACACCCGCTTCGCCCAGAAACTCAGCGCCTCCCTGGGCCGCCCGGTGCACACGTTCAACCGGCGCGGCCGCGGCTCATCCTCCCCGCAGCCGGAGGATTACACCCTCGACGTGGACATCCACGACCTCGCTGCTGTCATGAAGCACACGTCCAGCACGGACGTCTTTGGGCACAGTTTCGGCGGGGCGGTGGCATTGCACGCGGCCCGCACCCTGCCGGTGGAACGCCTCGCGGTCTACGATCCCGCCGTCTCCGTAAACCACAGCGTCACCGCTGACTGGACCGCCGAGTACGAGAAGGCGACGGCAGCCGGGGACGACGACCGCGCCCTTGCAGTCCTGCTCAAGGGCCTGGAGACCGGCAGCGCCCTGTCCAGGATGCCGCTGTCCATGCTGACCCTGGCGAACAAGCTCTCTGCAGGAACACCGCTCGGCAAGCAGATGCGCGAGCTGATGAAAACCGGCGTCCGGGAGATCAAGGCCATCATCGCCGCCGATATGCCCGCCGAGCCGTTCCTGGAGCTGCCGCTGGAAACGCTGATCGTGGTGGGCGAGAAGAGTCCGGCGTACTTCGGCGTGGCCTGCGCCCAGATCCACGAGGTGCTCTCCGGGTCCAGCTACACGATCCTGCCGGGCATGGGGCACGACGGCGTGAACAAGGCGCCGGACAAACTCATCTCCGAACTCAGCGCCTTTTTCGCCAGTTAG
- a CDS encoding thymidine kinase: protein MAKLYFRYGAMNSGKSTGLLQAAFNYEERGQRVLLAKPDVDTKGDSDVVSRLGMTRSVDFLVPAGASARGLFTAHAHGDDPDALLKHVDTKPVACLLVDEAQFLEPAQVDDLFRIAVLDNVPVLAYGIRTDFRTRAFPGSLRLLEIAHTLEELKTICRCGRKAIFNTRRAGDDVVFDGDQVAIDGQDVWYESLCGSCYLEASTGRLGG from the coding sequence TTGGCCAAGCTTTACTTCCGCTACGGCGCCATGAACTCCGGCAAGTCGACGGGGCTGCTGCAGGCCGCCTTTAACTATGAGGAACGCGGCCAGCGCGTCCTGCTGGCCAAGCCGGATGTGGACACCAAGGGCGATTCCGACGTCGTGTCCCGGCTGGGGATGACCCGTTCGGTGGACTTCCTGGTCCCGGCCGGGGCCTCAGCCCGTGGTCTGTTCACCGCCCACGCCCATGGTGACGACCCCGACGCGCTGCTCAAGCACGTTGACACGAAACCGGTCGCGTGCCTGCTGGTGGATGAGGCGCAGTTCCTGGAACCGGCCCAGGTGGATGACCTGTTCCGGATCGCGGTGCTGGACAACGTTCCCGTGCTGGCTTACGGCATCCGCACGGATTTCCGTACCCGGGCATTTCCGGGATCGCTGCGCCTCCTGGAGATCGCGCACACCCTCGAGGAGCTGAAAACCATCTGCCGTTGCGGCCGGAAGGCTATTTTCAATACCCGCCGGGCCGGCGACGACGTGGTCTTCGACGGCGACCAGGTCGCAATCGACGGCCAGGACGTCTGGTACGAGTCTCTGTGCGGCTCCTGTTACCTCGAAGCCTCCACCGGCCGGCTCGGCGGCTGA
- the lysS gene encoding lysine--tRNA ligase: MTSQNTSAPHTAADSHDASEQTRIRMEKRAKLIERGVEAYPVGVERTHSLGEVREKYAHLEADETTGDVVGVTGRIVFIRNTGKLCFATLQEGGVDGKAVRLQVMLSLANIGEDALADWKALVDLGDHVYINGEVISSRRGELSVMAGSWSMASKALRPLPVLHAELNEETRVRQRYVDLIVRDEAREMVYTRAAITRSIRETLHRQGYVEVETPMLQLVHGGATARPFETHMNAFDQKMTLRIATELYLKRTVVGGIDRVYDMGRVFRNEGVDSTHSPEFTTLESYEAWADQFVMADRIKELILDAADAAGVGRVLQTEAGDINLDGDWAWMAVYPGLSDFVGQDITPDTPAPDLLALAAKHEVKVDAAWDAEKLVVELFGELVEPTLLNPTFVYDYPPSAQPLARQHREDDRLIEAWDLIIGGMERGTAFSELIDPVIQRDRLTEQSRRSAAGDVEAMQLDEDFLRALEYGAPPMGGIGLGIDRLVMLFTGAGIRETILFPLLKPEGH, from the coding sequence GTGACTTCCCAAAACACCTCCGCCCCGCACACCGCAGCCGACTCCCACGATGCCAGCGAGCAGACCCGCATCCGGATGGAGAAGCGCGCCAAGCTGATCGAGCGCGGCGTCGAGGCGTACCCGGTGGGCGTTGAACGCACTCACTCACTGGGAGAGGTCCGGGAGAAATACGCGCATCTGGAAGCTGACGAAACCACTGGCGACGTCGTGGGGGTGACCGGCCGCATCGTCTTCATCCGCAACACGGGCAAGCTCTGCTTCGCCACCTTGCAGGAAGGCGGCGTCGACGGCAAGGCCGTCCGGCTCCAGGTCATGCTGAGCCTGGCCAACATCGGCGAGGACGCGCTCGCTGACTGGAAGGCGCTCGTGGACCTCGGGGACCATGTATACATCAACGGTGAGGTCATCTCCTCGCGTCGCGGAGAGCTTTCCGTTATGGCGGGGTCCTGGTCCATGGCCTCCAAGGCGCTCCGCCCGCTGCCCGTGCTGCACGCAGAGCTCAACGAAGAGACCCGCGTCCGCCAGCGCTATGTGGATCTGATCGTCCGCGATGAAGCCCGCGAAATGGTCTATACCCGCGCCGCCATCACGCGTTCCATCCGCGAGACCCTGCACCGCCAAGGCTATGTCGAGGTGGAAACCCCGATGCTGCAACTGGTCCACGGCGGCGCAACGGCCCGCCCCTTCGAGACGCACATGAACGCGTTTGACCAGAAAATGACGCTGCGGATCGCCACCGAGCTGTACCTTAAGCGCACCGTCGTCGGCGGCATCGACCGTGTCTATGACATGGGCCGGGTCTTCCGCAACGAGGGCGTGGACTCCACCCACAGCCCGGAATTCACCACCCTGGAAAGCTACGAGGCCTGGGCCGACCAGTTCGTTATGGCGGACCGGATCAAGGAACTCATCCTCGACGCCGCCGACGCCGCCGGAGTCGGCCGGGTCCTGCAGACCGAGGCCGGCGACATTAACCTCGACGGCGACTGGGCCTGGATGGCCGTCTACCCGGGACTCTCCGACTTCGTGGGCCAGGACATCACCCCGGACACCCCGGCCCCGGACCTGCTGGCCCTCGCTGCCAAGCACGAGGTCAAGGTGGACGCCGCGTGGGATGCCGAGAAGCTCGTGGTGGAACTCTTCGGTGAACTGGTTGAGCCGACGCTGCTGAACCCGACCTTCGTGTACGACTACCCGCCATCGGCCCAGCCGCTGGCCCGCCAGCACCGCGAGGATGACCGGCTGATTGAAGCGTGGGACCTCATTATCGGCGGCATGGAGCGCGGGACGGCGTTCTCTGAACTCATCGACCCGGTGATCCAGCGCGACCGGCTCACCGAGCAGTCCCGCCGCTCCGCTGCCGGCGATGTGGAGGCCATGCAACTGGATGAGGATTTCCTTCGCGCGCTTGAGTACGGCGCCCCGCCCATGGGCGGGATCGGCCTCGGCATCGACCGGCTGGTCATGCTTTTCACCGGCGCGGGCATCCGGGAGACCATTCTGTTCCCGTTGCTGAAGCCCGAAGGACACTGA
- a CDS encoding Lsr2 family protein, which produces MAQKVKIILVDDLDGGSADETVRFGLDGVSYEIDLSSENASELRSAVERFVGHARKTSSGRATRTKISSGRNQDSAQIRQWARDNGYAVNSRGRIQAEIQEAYQKANS; this is translated from the coding sequence ATGGCACAGAAAGTAAAAATCATCCTCGTTGATGATCTGGATGGGGGATCCGCGGACGAAACTGTCCGGTTTGGCCTTGACGGCGTCAGTTACGAAATTGACCTGTCATCGGAGAATGCTTCCGAGTTGCGTTCCGCAGTTGAGCGGTTTGTCGGGCATGCACGCAAGACGTCGAGCGGACGCGCGACGCGCACCAAGATTTCATCCGGCCGGAACCAGGACTCCGCCCAGATCCGGCAGTGGGCGCGCGATAACGGCTACGCAGTAAACAGCCGAGGCCGTATCCAGGCTGAAATTCAGGAAGCCTACCAAAAGGCGAATTCCTAA
- a CDS encoding ATP-dependent Clp protease ATP-binding subunit, producing MFERFTDRARRVVVLAQEEARMLNHNYIGTEHILLGLIHEGEGVAAKALESLSISLDGVREQVQEIIGQGQQAPSGHIPFTPRAKKVLELSLREALQLGHNYIGTEHILLGLIREGEGVAAQVLVKLGADLNRVRQQVIQLLSGYQGKETTGAGVGPGQAEGTPAGSVVLDQFGRNLTQAARENKLDPVIGRESEMERVMQVLSRRTKNNPVLIGEPGVGKTAVVEGLAQAIVRGDVPETIRDKQLYTLDLGSLVAGSRYRGDFEERLKKVLKEIRTRGDIILFIDEIHTLVGAGAAEGAIDAASILKPMLARGELQTIGATTLDEYRKHIEKDAALERRFQPIQVKEPSVAHAIEILKGLRDRYEAHHRVTITDGALASAASLSERYISDRFLPDKAIDLIDEAGARLRIRRMTAPPELKVMDEKIAAMKLEKESAIDAQDFEGAASLRDKEQKLIAERAEKERQWKTGGMDDISEVDEDLIAEVLANSTGIPVFKLTEEESSRLLKMEDELHKRVVGQNEAIKSLSQAIRRTRAGLKDPKRPGGSFIFAGPTGVGKTELAKALAEFLFGEEDALITLDMSEYSEKHTVSRLFGAPPGYVGYEEGGQLTEKVRRRPFSVVLFDEVEKAHADLFNSLLQILEDGRLTDSQGRVVDFKNTVIIMTTNLGTRDISKTVATGFQSGTDTQTGYNRMRARVTEELKQHFRPEFLNRVDDVVVFPQLTQDEIIEIVDMFVGRLEKRLKDKDMGIELTPAAKILLATRGYDPAMGARPLRRTIQREIEDQLSEKILFGEIHAGDIVVVDVDGEGDDAKFTFAGNAKPLIPEIAPSV from the coding sequence ATGTTTGAGCGATTTACGGACCGTGCCCGTCGCGTAGTTGTGCTTGCCCAAGAAGAGGCACGCATGCTGAACCATAATTACATTGGTACCGAACACATCCTCTTGGGTCTGATCCATGAAGGTGAAGGTGTTGCGGCCAAAGCCCTGGAGTCCTTGAGCATTTCGCTCGACGGCGTCCGCGAGCAGGTGCAGGAGATCATCGGCCAGGGCCAGCAGGCCCCGTCCGGTCACATCCCCTTCACCCCCCGCGCCAAGAAGGTCCTTGAGCTTTCGCTGCGCGAGGCGCTGCAGCTGGGACACAACTACATCGGCACGGAGCACATCCTGCTCGGCCTCATCCGCGAGGGTGAAGGTGTTGCCGCCCAAGTGCTGGTCAAGCTCGGTGCCGACCTCAACCGCGTCCGCCAGCAGGTCATCCAGCTCCTCTCGGGTTACCAGGGCAAGGAAACCACCGGAGCCGGTGTGGGCCCGGGCCAGGCCGAAGGCACGCCTGCCGGTTCGGTGGTCCTGGACCAGTTTGGCCGCAACCTGACCCAGGCTGCCCGCGAGAACAAGCTGGACCCCGTCATTGGTCGCGAGTCGGAAATGGAACGCGTCATGCAGGTCCTTTCCCGCCGCACCAAGAACAACCCAGTGCTGATCGGTGAGCCCGGCGTCGGTAAGACCGCCGTCGTCGAAGGCCTTGCCCAGGCAATTGTCCGCGGCGACGTTCCGGAGACCATCCGGGACAAGCAGCTGTACACGCTGGACCTCGGGTCCCTCGTGGCCGGTTCGCGCTACCGCGGTGACTTCGAAGAGCGCCTCAAAAAGGTACTGAAGGAAATCCGCACCCGCGGCGACATCATCTTGTTCATCGATGAGATCCACACCCTCGTGGGTGCCGGTGCCGCCGAGGGCGCCATCGACGCGGCCTCGATCCTGAAGCCCATGCTGGCCCGCGGTGAGCTCCAGACGATCGGCGCCACCACGCTGGATGAGTACCGCAAGCACATCGAGAAGGACGCCGCGCTTGAGCGCCGCTTCCAGCCGATCCAGGTCAAGGAACCCTCCGTCGCCCACGCGATCGAGATTCTCAAGGGCCTCCGGGACCGGTATGAGGCACACCACCGCGTCACCATCACCGACGGCGCCCTCGCCTCGGCAGCCAGCCTCTCCGAGCGGTACATCTCGGACCGCTTCCTGCCGGACAAGGCGATCGACTTGATCGATGAGGCCGGTGCACGGTTGCGCATCCGCAGGATGACCGCCCCGCCGGAGCTCAAGGTCATGGACGAGAAAATCGCTGCCATGAAGCTGGAGAAGGAATCCGCGATTGACGCGCAGGACTTCGAAGGTGCTGCCTCGCTGCGCGACAAGGAGCAGAAGCTCATTGCCGAGCGCGCAGAGAAGGAACGCCAGTGGAAGACCGGCGGCATGGACGACATCTCCGAGGTTGATGAGGATCTCATCGCCGAGGTGCTGGCGAACTCCACCGGCATCCCGGTCTTCAAGCTCACCGAGGAAGAATCCTCGCGTCTGCTGAAGATGGAGGACGAGCTGCACAAGCGCGTTGTCGGCCAGAATGAGGCCATCAAGTCGCTGTCGCAGGCGATCCGCCGCACCCGTGCAGGCCTCAAGGACCCGAAGCGTCCAGGCGGTTCGTTCATCTTCGCTGGCCCCACCGGCGTCGGCAAGACAGAGCTCGCCAAGGCCCTGGCCGAATTCCTCTTCGGCGAGGAAGACGCCTTGATCACCCTGGACATGTCCGAGTACTCGGAGAAGCACACGGTGTCGCGTCTCTTCGGTGCCCCGCCGGGGTACGTGGGCTACGAGGAAGGCGGCCAGCTGACCGAGAAGGTCCGCCGTCGTCCGTTCTCCGTGGTGCTGTTCGACGAGGTGGAGAAGGCACACGCAGACCTCTTCAACTCACTGCTGCAAATCCTGGAAGACGGCCGGTTGACCGACTCCCAGGGCCGCGTGGTGGACTTCAAGAACACCGTGATCATCATGACCACCAACCTCGGCACCCGGGACATCTCCAAGACCGTCGCCACCGGCTTCCAGTCGGGTACGGACACGCAGACCGGCTACAACCGGATGCGGGCCCGGGTCACGGAGGAACTCAAGCAGCACTTCCGCCCTGAGTTCCTGAACCGTGTTGACGACGTTGTGGTGTTCCCGCAGCTGACCCAGGACGAGATCATCGAGATCGTGGACATGTTCGTCGGCCGGCTGGAGAAGCGGCTCAAGGACAAGGACATGGGGATCGAGCTCACGCCCGCCGCCAAGATCCTGCTGGCAACCCGCGGGTACGATCCCGCCATGGGTGCCCGGCCGCTGCGCCGCACCATCCAGCGCGAGATCGAGGACCAGCTCTCCGAGAAGATCCTCTTCGGCGAAATCCACGCCGGCGACATCGTTGTGGTGGATGTGGATGGCGAAGGCGACGACGCCAAGTTCACCTTCGCCGGCAACGCCAAGCCGCTCATCCCGGAAATCGCTCCGAGCGTCTAA